A single genomic interval of Salinarchaeum sp. IM2453 harbors:
- the cofD gene encoding 2-phospho-L-lactate transferase, with product MVTFLSGGTGTPKLLDGAESHYSPDEITVIANTGDDIVLGDLFISPDVDTVLYWAADMLDRDTWWGIADDSATTHAQLTELQDATDVSTDPQYLSDQQQTAGHDLTHWRRFAALPEFMHISDRDRAIHLYRSQQLKSGASLTETTHQIADALDIDITVLPMANDPVASLIHTPSGVMHFQEFWVARDGTPNVSDVEFRGGESATLSSEVNDALTDTIIIGPSNPVTSIGPMLAIDGFQEALRSTTVIAVSPFIGSDVFSGPAAKLMDAVGLSPSSEGLPDAYPFADGFVLDESDPRNIEPPTIRTDITIDSPTDASRILTAIESLLNRLK from the coding sequence TGGTGGCACTGGCACCCCAAAGCTACTTGATGGTGCGGAATCCCACTACAGTCCTGACGAAATAACAGTAATTGCGAATACTGGAGATGATATTGTCCTTGGTGATCTATTCATCTCCCCCGATGTTGATACTGTTCTTTACTGGGCTGCTGATATGCTGGATCGTGACACTTGGTGGGGTATTGCTGATGACTCAGCCACAACACATGCTCAACTCACAGAACTCCAAGATGCGACCGATGTTTCTACCGACCCGCAGTACCTTTCCGATCAACAGCAAACAGCTGGCCACGATCTGACCCACTGGCGACGATTTGCTGCACTACCAGAGTTTATGCACATCTCTGACCGTGATCGAGCCATCCATCTCTATCGATCACAGCAACTCAAATCTGGAGCTTCTCTCACCGAGACAACCCATCAAATAGCTGATGCGCTTGATATTGACATCACCGTGCTTCCAATGGCAAACGATCCTGTTGCTAGTCTTATTCATACGCCTTCCGGCGTTATGCACTTTCAAGAATTCTGGGTTGCTCGTGATGGTACTCCAAACGTTTCTGACGTTGAATTTCGCGGTGGCGAATCAGCTACTCTGTCATCAGAAGTCAATGATGCATTGACGGATACCATTATTATTGGCCCATCTAATCCAGTTACAAGTATCGGGCCGATGCTTGCCATCGATGGATTTCAAGAAGCGCTTCGATCTACGACGGTTATCGCTGTGTCACCATTTATCGGTTCAGATGTGTTTTCCGGTCCAGCAGCAAAACTTATGGACGCAGTTGGACTTTCTCCGTCATCCGAAGGACTGCCAGACGCTTATCCGTTTGCTGATGGGTTTGTTCTTGATGAATCTGATCCTCGGAATATTGAACCACCAACTATCCGTACAGACATTACTATTGACTCACCCACCGATGCAAGCCGGATCTTGACGGCTATAGAATCGCTTCTCAATCGTCTGAAATAA
- the ilvB gene encoding biosynthetic-type acetolactate synthase large subunit: MSEQAHVRPETETAAEQADNEQADTDEVSTGAESVIKALEQADVEYLFGIQGGAIMPVYDELHYSDELNHITMAHEQGAAHAADGYGMVSNDPGVCMATSGPGATNLITGIADAKMDSDPVVALTGQVATDFVGNDAFQEVDTTGITDPITKHNIFSADPEEVGNDVGEAIALSREGRPGPTLVDLPKDVTTTEVSEGPDVPSTPDTYEYRTEPDRGAVEDAARAIEQADKPLILAGGGVIKSEASKELREFATEYGIPITTTMPGLGSFPEDHKLSLEMAGMHGTGYANMAISHCDLLIGVGTRFDDRLTGGIETFAPNAEVVHIDIDPAEISKNIKADYPVVGDAGASVEAITDEMNTDPAIDDWRSQVMDWKDNFPMGYPTPDDRPVQPEFVVEATDEATDDDTIVVTGVGQHQMWACQYWTYKEPQTWVSSQGLGAMGYCVPAAIGARYAADDDQTVIGFDGDGSFLMTIQELTVAVREDLDITYVVLNNEYIGMVRQWQDAFFGGRHVASDYNWMPEFDKLAEAFGAAGFSIEEYDEVAETIQEAVEYDGPSVIDARIDPEANVYPMVPSGGNNAEFALSKNQL; this comes from the coding sequence ATGAGCGAGCAAGCACACGTTCGCCCTGAAACAGAAACGGCAGCAGAACAGGCAGACAACGAGCAAGCTGATACCGACGAGGTTTCAACCGGTGCTGAGTCAGTCATTAAAGCACTTGAGCAGGCTGATGTCGAGTATCTGTTTGGTATCCAGGGTGGTGCTATCATGCCGGTTTATGATGAACTGCACTATTCTGACGAGCTCAACCACATTACTATGGCCCACGAACAAGGTGCTGCACATGCCGCTGATGGATACGGTATGGTCTCAAATGACCCGGGTGTGTGCATGGCTACATCTGGCCCTGGTGCGACAAATCTGATTACTGGCATTGCGGATGCAAAAATGGACTCAGATCCGGTTGTTGCTCTAACAGGCCAAGTGGCTACAGATTTTGTCGGAAATGATGCATTTCAGGAAGTGGATACGACAGGTATCACCGATCCAATCACAAAACATAATATCTTCTCGGCTGACCCAGAGGAAGTCGGCAACGATGTTGGCGAAGCTATCGCACTTTCACGAGAGGGTCGGCCCGGACCGACGCTTGTTGACCTACCAAAAGATGTGACAACAACTGAGGTTTCCGAAGGTCCAGATGTTCCGTCCACGCCAGACACTTATGAGTACAGGACAGAGCCGGACCGCGGTGCAGTTGAGGATGCTGCTCGCGCAATTGAGCAAGCTGATAAGCCATTGATCCTTGCTGGTGGCGGTGTTATTAAGTCTGAAGCAAGCAAGGAACTCCGCGAATTTGCAACGGAGTATGGGATTCCTATTACGACCACAATGCCTGGTCTTGGATCCTTCCCTGAAGACCACAAGTTGTCACTTGAGATGGCCGGCATGCACGGTACCGGATACGCTAACATGGCTATCTCTCATTGTGATCTGCTGATTGGAGTTGGAACCCGGTTTGACGATCGACTAACTGGCGGCATTGAAACGTTTGCTCCAAATGCCGAAGTTGTCCATATCGATATTGATCCGGCAGAAATCTCCAAAAATATCAAGGCCGACTACCCAGTCGTCGGGGATGCGGGTGCATCAGTTGAGGCTATAACCGACGAGATGAATACTGACCCTGCTATCGATGACTGGCGATCACAGGTTATGGATTGGAAAGACAACTTCCCAATGGGGTACCCAACCCCCGATGATCGTCCCGTCCAACCAGAGTTCGTTGTTGAAGCAACCGACGAAGCGACAGATGATGATACCATTGTCGTTACTGGTGTTGGACAGCATCAAATGTGGGCCTGTCAATATTGGACATATAAGGAACCTCAAACATGGGTCTCTTCACAGGGCCTCGGAGCAATGGGATATTGCGTTCCAGCAGCAATCGGCGCTCGATATGCTGCTGACGATGACCAAACCGTCATTGGATTTGATGGTGATGGGTCATTCCTGATGACAATTCAGGAACTTACTGTGGCGGTCCGTGAGGATCTTGATATCACGTATGTTGTTCTGAACAACGAATACATTGGCATGGTCCGACAGTGGCAAGACGCGTTCTTCGGTGGCCGACATGTTGCGTCTGACTACAACTGGATGCCAGAGTTCGATAAGCTCGCTGAAGCTTTTGGTGCTGCTGGCTTCTCCATCGAAGAATATGACGAGGTTGCAGAAACCATCCAAGAAGCAGTCGAGTATGACGGCCCATCCGTGATTGATGCACGCATCGACCCTGAAGCAAACGTCTATCCGATGGTTCCAAGCGGCGGTAACAACGCTGAGTTCGCACTGTCCAAGAACCAACTTTAA
- a CDS encoding DUF447 domain-containing protein — translation MTDLPSSFHPENRSLDTWPVDLDGVVETIISTKCSDGTYHHAAIGLRDGDGTAAAARTWGQTVTASNLSRSTSGTIQILADPLVFVEASLGMYQTPNPVLESANAWIRADAECINRGEEGGTKWTDWQFTPQSGDTVRQDIPVIRRGRAAVIEATVAASRLCVPSYDSDILLNRIEWCRSIVERCGCTRSEQAFLRLTELVDHSQIEPI, via the coding sequence ATGACTGACTTACCATCTAGCTTCCATCCTGAGAATCGATCGCTTGACACATGGCCGGTTGACTTAGACGGGGTTGTTGAGACGATTATTTCCACTAAATGCTCTGACGGAACATATCATCATGCTGCCATTGGACTGCGGGATGGAGATGGTACAGCAGCAGCTGCTAGAACATGGGGCCAAACAGTAACTGCTTCAAATCTTTCTCGATCCACATCCGGAACCATTCAAATCCTCGCTGATCCTCTGGTATTTGTGGAAGCCTCTCTTGGTATGTATCAGACACCGAATCCCGTTCTCGAATCTGCAAATGCGTGGATTCGAGCTGATGCTGAATGTATAAATCGCGGGGAAGAGGGGGGAACCAAATGGACTGATTGGCAGTTTACGCCTCAATCTGGAGACACCGTTCGGCAGGATATCCCAGTAATCCGCCGGGGGAGGGCTGCTGTTATTGAAGCAACTGTTGCGGCATCCCGGTTATGTGTCCCGAGTTACGACTCAGACATACTTCTTAATCGTATTGAGTGGTGCCGATCAATCGTTGAACGCTGTGGATGTACCAGATCCGAGCAAGCATTTCTTCGACTTACTGAACTTGTTGACCATTCTCAGATTGAGCCAATCTGA
- a CDS encoding triphosphoribosyl-dephospho-CoA synthase has protein sequence MPSVVDNAELALLLEVSGTPTPGNVDRERDLDELSYEHFLAGAVGAQDGFATAVETNDFGSGFERAIAGMTDYTNTNTQFGAILLLMPLVQTASTGALTPSRANTTVEKAGVEGATGFYAAFDHVDVNIPDPPEDIPDANKGSEAIDEIRSRGLTLVDVLEPSTDRNGISYELLHGFSRTFMAADWLAETTQAQSLSKRTATVHLQLLAEIPDTLVAVAHGEETAHQVKQRAAELLPDSPGDTIDFASVRTFAGELTERQINPGMTADLLAGGLFIALERGDINI, from the coding sequence ATGCCTTCCGTCGTTGATAATGCAGAACTTGCGCTATTACTAGAAGTCTCTGGTACTCCTACTCCTGGCAATGTTGATCGCGAACGCGATCTTGATGAGCTTTCATACGAGCATTTTCTTGCTGGCGCTGTCGGAGCACAGGATGGGTTTGCCACCGCTGTTGAGACAAATGATTTTGGTAGCGGATTTGAACGTGCCATTGCTGGCATGACAGACTACACCAATACTAACACCCAATTTGGTGCCATTTTGTTGTTGATGCCACTGGTTCAGACAGCAAGTACTGGCGCGTTGACACCCTCCCGAGCAAACACGACTGTAGAGAAGGCTGGAGTTGAGGGTGCTACTGGATTTTACGCTGCTTTCGATCATGTTGACGTTAATATTCCTGACCCTCCAGAAGATATACCAGACGCTAATAAGGGATCGGAGGCTATTGATGAGATACGTTCACGAGGACTCACACTGGTGGATGTCCTAGAACCTAGCACTGACAGAAACGGTATTTCGTATGAACTCCTTCATGGGTTTTCTCGCACGTTTATGGCTGCTGATTGGCTTGCTGAAACAACGCAAGCACAATCCCTGTCCAAGCGGACCGCTACTGTTCATCTTCAACTTCTTGCAGAGATACCAGATACATTAGTCGCTGTTGCACATGGAGAAGAAACAGCACACCAGGTCAAGCAACGAGCAGCGGAGTTACTTCCTGACTCGCCGGGGGATACTATCGATTTTGCGTCAGTACGTACCTTTGCCGGAGAGCTTACCGAGCGCCAGATTAATCCAGGCATGACTGCTGACCTGCTCGCCGGAGGATTATTTATTGCCTTAGAACGAGGAGACATCAATATTTAA
- a CDS encoding LeuA family protein yields MTPVRGVEFFKGTLDSTNEIDDARIFDTTLRDGEQSPRTSFSYEDKREIAALLDDMGTHVIEAGFPVNSDAEFEAVQDIAESTDTTVAGLARVVEKDIEAALDSGAEMVHTFVSTSDVQIEDSMHATREDVLERAVKSVEQIVDAGATCMFSPMDATRTDEQFLIEVIEAVTEAGTDWINIPDTTGVAAPRRMYDLIETVRAHTDARIDVHAHDDFGMATANAIAGFEAGADQAQVSVNSIGERAGNAAYEEVVMALESLYQVDTGIDTTRITELSRVVEEKSDVPTPANKPVVGRNAFSHESGIHAAGVIENSDTFEPGVMTPEMVGAERQLVLGKHTGTNSVRKRLAEAGFDPSEEQVKAVTRRVKDYGAEKNRVTVEELRRFAREIGVPREEEDEIHA; encoded by the coding sequence CTGACACCAGTCAGGGGGGTCGAGTTCTTCAAGGGCACGCTGGACTCAACTAACGAGATTGATGACGCACGGATTTTTGATACTACACTCCGTGATGGTGAGCAGTCACCACGTACCTCGTTTTCATACGAAGATAAACGAGAAATAGCCGCGTTGCTCGACGACATGGGAACGCATGTCATTGAGGCTGGTTTCCCAGTTAATTCTGATGCCGAGTTTGAAGCTGTACAAGATATCGCTGAATCCACAGACACCACTGTTGCTGGATTGGCGCGTGTGGTCGAGAAAGACATCGAAGCTGCGCTTGACAGCGGTGCTGAGATGGTCCATACGTTTGTATCGACAAGTGATGTGCAAATTGAAGACTCAATGCATGCAACCCGTGAGGATGTATTGGAACGAGCCGTCAAATCTGTCGAACAGATTGTCGATGCAGGTGCGACCTGTATGTTTTCACCGATGGATGCGACGCGAACTGACGAACAATTCTTAATTGAAGTCATTGAAGCCGTAACCGAGGCAGGAACCGACTGGATTAATATTCCTGATACAACAGGCGTTGCCGCTCCGCGGCGTATGTACGATTTAATTGAAACAGTGCGAGCACACACCGATGCTCGCATTGATGTACACGCACACGACGATTTCGGGATGGCAACGGCTAATGCTATTGCTGGTTTCGAAGCTGGGGCAGATCAGGCTCAGGTGTCAGTTAATTCGATTGGTGAACGCGCTGGTAACGCAGCCTACGAGGAGGTTGTAATGGCACTTGAGTCTCTATATCAGGTTGATACTGGGATTGATACAACCCGTATTACTGAACTTTCTCGCGTTGTCGAGGAAAAAAGCGATGTTCCCACCCCTGCGAACAAGCCCGTTGTTGGTCGTAACGCCTTCTCACATGAAAGTGGTATTCACGCCGCTGGTGTCATTGAAAATTCCGACACGTTCGAGCCTGGCGTTATGACTCCTGAAATGGTCGGGGCAGAACGTCAACTCGTACTTGGCAAGCACACCGGAACTAACTCAGTCCGGAAGCGGCTCGCTGAGGCTGGCTTTGACCCATCAGAAGAACAGGTCAAAGCGGTTACCCGGCGAGTCAAGGATTATGGTGCGGAGAAAAACCGAGTCACGGTTGAGGAACTCCGACGGTTTGCACGCGAAATTGGAGTACCACGCGAAGAGGAAGACGAAATCCACGCCTAA
- a CDS encoding DUF5779 family protein, whose amino-acid sequence MSDFGLDLQTVEQEIQNQQDATAREDEKTKNTEDTGEETRRIVLDVLDGTANTDEWTSLVQSGTPLVLAVEGDIEEGASPFVREIVEMGGDIVHFRSFLIVVPPEVEIDNSRL is encoded by the coding sequence ATGAGCGATTTCGGCCTTGACTTACAGACGGTTGAACAAGAAATACAAAATCAACAAGACGCCACGGCTCGTGAAGATGAGAAAACAAAAAATACAGAAGACACAGGTGAGGAAACCCGTCGTATTGTCCTTGATGTATTAGATGGTACGGCAAATACTGACGAATGGACATCATTAGTACAATCAGGAACACCGCTGGTACTTGCTGTAGAGGGTGACATCGAAGAAGGCGCTTCACCGTTCGTTCGTGAGATAGTTGAAATGGGTGGAGATATCGTGCATTTTCGATCGTTCCTCATTGTTGTTCCACCAGAGGTCGAGATCGACAATAGCCGGCTCTGA
- the ilvN gene encoding acetolactate synthase small subunit: protein MSDESDPQALEGPAPDERPKPRGRRNKQGIRIDPDAQASPDPERAVLSALVKHKPGVLAQVASLFRRRQFNIESLTVGPTEDPSQARITLVIEEPRPGVQQAKKQLRKLVPVIAVRELKDNAVQRELALIKVDAESPDAVQSVAEMYGGQAVDAGQETVTVEITGSRPKLNAAVDAFERFGVREVTRTGTAAIARGTDWTAPVEDEWNAKVDNLPPVEADD, encoded by the coding sequence ATGAGTGACGAAAGTGACCCCCAAGCGTTAGAAGGACCGGCTCCTGATGAACGACCCAAACCTCGTGGACGCCGTAATAAGCAGGGTATTCGTATTGACCCTGATGCACAGGCTAGTCCAGACCCAGAACGCGCTGTACTTTCAGCGCTAGTTAAGCATAAACCCGGAGTTCTAGCACAGGTTGCTAGCCTCTTCCGCCGCCGGCAGTTCAATATCGAGAGTCTGACTGTTGGTCCAACTGAAGACCCATCTCAGGCACGGATTACCCTCGTTATTGAAGAACCTCGCCCTGGCGTCCAACAGGCAAAAAAACAACTTCGAAAGCTTGTCCCTGTGATTGCTGTTCGTGAGCTCAAGGATAATGCTGTTCAGCGCGAACTCGCCTTAATTAAGGTTGATGCTGAGAGTCCCGATGCTGTCCAATCCGTTGCAGAGATGTATGGTGGACAAGCTGTTGATGCTGGCCAAGAAACTGTAACCGTTGAGATCACTGGCAGCCGACCAAAGCTGAATGCTGCTGTCGATGCATTTGAACGGTTCGGTGTCCGTGAAGTTACCCGTACTGGAACAGCGGCAATTGCACGTGGTACCGACTGGACTGCGCCTGTTGAAGATGAATGGAATGCCAAAGTTGATAACCTCCCCCCCGTTGAGGCTGACGACTAA
- the aglJ gene encoding S-layer glycoprotein N-glycosyltransferase AglJ, with amino-acid sequence MAEIDRNAVCVLIPTLNEAETIGDVIDGYNDAGYTNVFVIDGGSDDQTQEIASEHGARVVEQSGSGKGQAVREAFDLIDRPYVLMVDGDGTYRPEDADKMVEPLFSGDAKHVIGNRFADMRPGAMTRLNQVGNRLINWAYRLIHRRDHHDILSGYRAFTLRSAKRLDLQAEGFGIETEIAVECVREGIDTVEVPITYLPRPEGSETNLRPVRDGAVIIVTLYRLAKTNNPFFYFGSVGTLALLSGLAVASFVGYRWIEQGIAHEVLAVVATAGILLGMQLLTLAFLSDMVVSLHRDQRRRIERLEEKVEDDEEDSEWKH; translated from the coding sequence ATGGCGGAGATTGACCGGAACGCGGTGTGTGTGCTGATTCCGACATTGAATGAGGCAGAAACAATCGGTGATGTCATCGATGGCTACAACGATGCGGGATACACGAACGTTTTTGTCATCGATGGTGGCTCCGATGATCAGACACAGGAAATAGCTTCTGAACACGGCGCACGCGTTGTTGAGCAATCTGGTAGTGGTAAAGGACAGGCTGTCCGCGAAGCTTTCGACCTAATTGACCGTCCATATGTGCTTATGGTTGATGGTGACGGGACGTACCGTCCGGAAGATGCTGATAAAATGGTAGAGCCACTGTTTTCTGGCGACGCTAAACATGTTATTGGTAATCGATTTGCAGATATGCGACCCGGTGCGATGACACGGCTCAACCAAGTTGGTAATCGTCTTATCAACTGGGCCTATCGCCTTATCCACCGCCGCGATCATCATGACATTTTGAGTGGATATCGTGCCTTTACATTACGCTCCGCTAAACGGCTCGATCTTCAGGCAGAAGGATTTGGCATTGAAACTGAGATCGCCGTTGAATGCGTCCGTGAGGGAATTGATACCGTTGAAGTCCCAATTACTTACCTTCCCCGACCAGAAGGCTCTGAAACAAATCTTCGCCCCGTTCGTGACGGCGCTGTCATTATCGTTACTCTCTACCGACTAGCTAAAACAAATAATCCATTCTTCTATTTCGGTAGTGTCGGGACACTCGCTCTCCTCTCCGGTTTAGCTGTTGCAAGTTTCGTTGGCTATCGGTGGATCGAACAAGGTATTGCTCATGAAGTCCTTGCGGTTGTTGCGACCGCAGGTATTCTCCTTGGCATGCAGTTGCTCACGCTGGCCTTTCTTTCAGATATGGTTGTCTCTCTTCACCGAGATCAGCGACGTCGTATTGAACGGCTTGAGGAGAAAGTTGAAGACGATGAAGAAGACTCAGAATGGAAGCATTGA